The Paenibacillus sp. G2S3 region CGTTATCCAGCCAGTCATTGGGTATGCTGCTGATCGCAAGCCTCGTCCAATATTGTTACCGCTAGGCATGTGCAGCACATTTTCAGGCGTACTTTTACTGGCATATGCGAACAACTATATCCTTGTATTGTTCTCCGTCATGCTAATCGGCTTCGGCTCGGCGACCTTTCATCCGGAAGGCATGCGTGTTGCTCATATGGCTGCTGGCCAGCGGAAAGGTCTTTCACAATCTATTTTTCAAGTCGGTGGCAATGCTGGGCAATCTTTAGGTCCAATGCTTACGAAATGGATATTCATTCCTTTTGGGCAGATCGGGGCCCTTGGCTTCACTATCGTTGCAGCTGCCGGAATTGCCGTCCAGACCTATGTCGCTCGCTGGTATCGGGAGATGCTAGATGCGGGATATACGTTTCATAAGAAATCAACAGCTCGTACAATTGATCCTGCCCGACGCAAAAGTATTCGAACGGCAACCATCATCCTTGTGTTCCTAGTCTTTGTAAGGTCTTGGTACGGTGCTTCTATCGGCAGTTACTACGCTTTCTATTTAATGGACAAATACCAAATGACGCTTGATAAGGCCCAGATCTATATTTTTATGTATTTAGCGGCTGGTGCCATTGGTACATTCTTTGGAGGTCCACTGGCAGACCGCTTCGGACGGCGTAATCTCATCCTTCTCTCTATGGTCGGAACAGTGCCCTTCGCACTGGCTCTCCCCTTTGTGAACCAAATGTGGGCAGCCATACTCCTACTGATTGGTGGTTTCATCCTTTTGTCCAGCTTCTCTGTTACTGTAATCTATGCTCAGATGCTTTATCCAGGCAATATCGGAACAGTTTCAGGGTTAATCACTGGTCTTGCTTTTGGTCTCGGTGGAATTGGCTCCTTAGTACTCGGCAATCTGATTGACAGCATTGGTATTTCAAAAGTGTTTATAGCTTGTGGCTTCCTACCTCTTCTTGGTTTCCTTGCTCTCCTGCTTCCTAGAGATGAGAAACTAGAAGAATGGGCCGCTCAATAAAAATCAATAATATCAGTAACATCAGTAACCGCTTAACGCCTTACTCATGACTGTAGAAAATAGAGCGGCAGCCTTCCCGCTGCCCTCTGTCATATAATTATCCTTATTCGTACGATCAAACCCCATCCACACCGCAGCTGTCCATTTCGACGTATAACCGACAAACCACAGATCCCGATTAGCTTTCTTGCTCACGCCTGGCAGGTCCAATTGGGTTGTTCCGGTTTTTCCCGCTACAGGTCTGTTCATTTGTGCTTTTTTGCCTGTTCCTTCATTGACAACATTACGAAGCATCATCGTCATTGCTTCTGCGGTTCGTTGCGAAATTACCTGCCTTGATTCAGAGAGATGTGAATAAACGACCTCCCCTTTGGAATCCATTATCGTGCGTACCATATGAGCCTCATTGAATTTACCTCCATTAGCAAAAACACCGTAGGCTTGTGTCATTTTAAGTGGAGACACCCCTTTATGAAGCCCTCCTAAAGCTATTGATAAATGGTTATCGTCCTCCGTCAGTACAATTCCTAATTCGGCTGCGAATTGCCGCGCAGAAGAGATACCAACCTGCTTTAATAGCCAAACGGCTGGTGCATTTATGGATTTTTGTAATGCTGTGTTCATTGTGATTTGTCCTTGGTACACACCATTCAAGTTCTCAGGTACATAATTGCCATAAGCGTATTTTCGGTCAGACAGTATACTATTCGGGCTATACTTCCCGCTCTCTAGCGCAGGTCCATAATCAATGATCGGCTTGAAGCTCGAGCCTGGCTGCCGCGCATCAATTGTGGCTCTGTTCAAGCTCCCCTCGTTTTGTTCACGTCCACCAATCAGTGCCACCACTTCACCTGTACGATGATCCATTATCGTCATAGCTGCTTCCACCTGTTGATCTTTTCCGTCGGGCGGGAAGGAAGAGTCCTTAAGAAAGGCCTGCTCAAGCGCGTGCTGTGCTTTAATGTTCAACCCAGTAACGATAGTAAAACCGCCCGTTCGAAGCTCCTCCACAGACTTCCCGGTCATCTGAGCCGCCTCCTTAAGCGTAGCATCCACATAATGCACGCCAATGGCTTCTTCTTTGTTCGCAGCAGGAGGCTGATACTGTTTATCTCTAGCCACAATCATTTGTTCATTAGTGATCAGTCCTTGATCCAGCATGATCTGTAGAACGAGGTTCCTTCTTGTTTTCGATAATGTACTATTATCTACCGGATTATAAATAGATGGTCCTTTAGGAATTCCCGCTAGGGTGGCTATTTGCCATATCTCAAGTTTTTTTAAATCAGAAACACCAAAGTAACGCTCCGCAGCTGCTTTTACTCCATACTGTCCGCGCCCCATATAAATCTGATTAAGATACAGCCCTAGAATTTCACGTTTAGATAGCTGCCTCTCCAATGCAAGAGCAATGGATGCTTCGTTTAGCTTACGTATGACATTCTTGTTCCTATTCAAATAAAGATTGCGAGCTAGCTGCTGAGTAATACTACTCCCGCCCTCAGAGAGATCCATATCTACAATATTATTTAGAAAAGCTCGAGAAATCCCTTTGTAATCTAATCCCTGATGGCTATAAAAACGACGATCCTCCACTGCTAAGAATGTATTTATCAATAATGCAGGCATCTCCTCCAGCTCCGCCGTTTGTCTATACCCAGAGCCCGGTAAAGGGATCATTCGTAATGTCGTCCCATCTGAGGTCTTAATGATGCTCGATTCCGGCAGCTGAAGTTTATCCTCTTGCTGTTTAACCACTTGTCCGCCGTATTGAAATACGTAAAGCAAACCCACGAGCGCTATTATTATTCCAATGACACTCCCGTCAAATAATAAATATCCTAGACGGAGTAACCGGGTACGTACGTTCCATCTGCTTTCCTTGTCTGCATGGGCTACACTTTGTTTTTTTTCGATAACGGCACTCATGATTCTATAATCAGGTTCTCTAGGAACCGCTCCATACTACGGGCTTCAACACTCGCTGCTTCAAGAAGTGTTTGAGCTTCCACCCCATCTTCTGTATTGCTGGCCTCTTCTACCTCACGGAGAGTACGGATAATTGCCCGAGTTCTTATCAATAAAGCTACAGCTGGCGTCTCTTCCATCGTCTCTGGTACTACGCCTCTATATGGAACTTCAATTCTTTGTATGCGATTCAGGTTAACTGCGATTTGGCCCAATTCTCCTCCAGAAAGGACTTTAATTTCTTGCGTTGTTCCCTTGTCCGCCAACTCTGAGGTCCCAACCAATACCGCGTGCAAATCATTGGCAATTTTCTGTGAACGGAGAATAAACAGCCCACTGAAGATTAGAACAAATAAAGCAATGGCACAGGGAATTTTTCCAATATGATTAATGATCCAGTGGATAAACCGAACAAAAAAAACGCCTGATTGCCCCGAATAATGAGAATACAGCAAAGCAACAGCCCGCTGGACAGCAAAAAGAAAGGCAGCACTCAAAAGAGCACTACCTATAAAAATATAAAGATAATGGATACGAACCGTTCGAAGTTTGTGCATAGTCATTCCCTCCTTGTGCTCACAAGGATATCTTCAAAATCTTAAGAACCCGCCAAGAGTTTTCTTAAGATTCTATGAAGAATGGGAAATAGGTGATGAAATCCGTGCGAAGTGGTGAGCTTTCTACATTAATAACACCATTGTGGCGTTCGATGATACTTTTGGAAATGGCAAGACCTAGGCCTGAACCGCCAGTATGCTGTGAACGGGACTTCTCTGCCCGATAGAATCGTTCAAAAATAAACGGAATATCGCTCTCTGCAATCATCTCTCCAAAATTGCTAATACGGACAACCGCTTCCTTGCCCTTTTTACTGAAACCAATTTCCACTTTTCCGCCGCTTCTACCGTAACGGATCGCGTTCGTAATCAAATTCTCATAAGCACGAACTAATTCTTTAGGGGAAGCCTCTATCCACAACTCACCAGCTTGATCATCGATCTCATAGGTCATCTCAGCCTTCGTTAGTTCCGGAACTGACTCCTCCGCTAACTGCCGTATAAATGCTTTTAAATCCAGTCGCTCCAGTACCAGAGGGTATTCTCCACTATTCACACGCGTATATTCAAAAAGATCGTCGATCAGTTTACGCAGCACAAGGGATTTGTTGTAGGCTATGTTAACGTAATATCGTATTTCTACTTCTTCCTGGCATCGATCTTGCTCGATATATTCCAGAAAGCCGAGGACAGAGGTAAGTGGAGTCCGTAAATCGTGTGAAACGCCAGTGATCAAATCATTTTTTGCATTCACGGCTTTACGTTCCTCCTCCACGGAGTGCTGCAGACGCTCAGCCATTTCATTAATGTTCTCCGCCAGCACACCCAGCTCGTCTGATGTTCTGACCTCAATACGGTGCGACATCCCCGAGCTTGTGATTTCCCGAATCCCTTTGGTGATCTCCTCCAGATACAGCACTACTTTGCGCGTATAGATAAAAAAGAACAGCAGAAAGCTGATAATACCAGCTGCGGTCAGTAGTGGCATAGAGCCAATATGATTAATGATCCAGCGTAAGATGCGTGAATAGGGAGCCGACTCTGAAGCT contains the following coding sequences:
- a CDS encoding MFS transporter is translated as MKNNPSTAATQIDTKDKEQRNLQQATIYKILLAVSFVHLFNDSIQAVIPAIFPILKDNLMLSFAQIGWISFALNMTSSVIQPVIGYAADRKPRPILLPLGMCSTFSGVLLLAYANNYILVLFSVMLIGFGSATFHPEGMRVAHMAAGQRKGLSQSIFQVGGNAGQSLGPMLTKWIFIPFGQIGALGFTIVAAAGIAVQTYVARWYREMLDAGYTFHKKSTARTIDPARRKSIRTATIILVFLVFVRSWYGASIGSYYAFYLMDKYQMTLDKAQIYIFMYLAAGAIGTFFGGPLADRFGRRNLILLSMVGTVPFALALPFVNQMWAAILLLIGGFILLSSFSVTVIYAQMLYPGNIGTVSGLITGLAFGLGGIGSLVLGNLIDSIGISKVFIACGFLPLLGFLALLLPRDEKLEEWAAQ
- a CDS encoding PBP1A family penicillin-binding protein; translation: MSAVIEKKQSVAHADKESRWNVRTRLLRLGYLLFDGSVIGIIIALVGLLYVFQYGGQVVKQQEDKLQLPESSIIKTSDGTTLRMIPLPGSGYRQTAELEEMPALLINTFLAVEDRRFYSHQGLDYKGISRAFLNNIVDMDLSEGGSSITQQLARNLYLNRNKNVIRKLNEASIALALERQLSKREILGLYLNQIYMGRGQYGVKAAAERYFGVSDLKKLEIWQIATLAGIPKGPSIYNPVDNSTLSKTRRNLVLQIMLDQGLITNEQMIVARDKQYQPPAANKEEAIGVHYVDATLKEAAQMTGKSVEELRTGGFTIVTGLNIKAQHALEQAFLKDSSFPPDGKDQQVEAAMTIMDHRTGEVVALIGGREQNEGSLNRATIDARQPGSSFKPIIDYGPALESGKYSPNSILSDRKYAYGNYVPENLNGVYQGQITMNTALQKSINAPAVWLLKQVGISSARQFAAELGIVLTEDDNHLSIALGGLHKGVSPLKMTQAYGVFANGGKFNEAHMVRTIMDSKGEVVYSHLSESRQVISQRTAEAMTMMLRNVVNEGTGKKAQMNRPVAGKTGTTQLDLPGVSKKANRDLWFVGYTSKWTAAVWMGFDRTNKDNYMTEGSGKAAALFSTVMSKALSGY
- a CDS encoding HAMP domain-containing sensor histidine kinase → MNSKYITTIRWKFIYAFLLSVLSGGLLLFVCYQLVNFMIYLNPASESAPYSRILRWIINHIGSMPLLTAAGIISFLLFFFIYTRKVVLYLEEITKGIREITSSGMSHRIEVRTSDELGVLAENINEMAERLQHSVEEERKAVNAKNDLITGVSHDLRTPLTSVLGFLEYIEQDRCQEEVEIRYYVNIAYNKSLVLRKLIDDLFEYTRVNSGEYPLVLERLDLKAFIRQLAEESVPELTKAEMTYEIDDQAGELWIEASPKELVRAYENLITNAIRYGRSGGKVEIGFSKKGKEAVVRISNFGEMIAESDIPFIFERFYRAEKSRSQHTGGSGLGLAISKSIIERHNGVINVESSPLRTDFITYFPFFIES